Proteins encoded together in one Undibacterium sp. CCC3.4 window:
- the aceF gene encoding dihydrolipoyllysine-residue acetyltransferase: MSTIEVKVPDIGDFKEVEVIELMVKVGDTVKVDQSLITVESDKASMEIPSSHAGVVTEIKVKVGDKIAEGSAMVVVEASAAAAPAPAAAAAPAVAAVAAPAVAATVAAPAAPAPAQAPAQAAAAAPAATAAAGKAHASPSIRKYARELGVDLARVAGSGQKGRVTQEDVQNFVKGIMAGSTAVAALAAPAKTGSGVGLDVLPWPSLDFSKFGATELLPLSRIKKLSGPNLHRNWVMIPHVTHFDEADITGLEEFRKSSNDALVKSGVKLTMLAFVIKASVAALKKFKAFNASLDADGANLILKQYYNIGFAADTPNGLVVPVIKNADQKTLSQIALEMGELSAQARDGKLKPADMQGATFTISSLGGIGGTAFTPIINAPEVAILGLSKSSMKPVWDGKQFVPRLMLPMSLSYDHRVIDGAMAAKFSAYLGDILADLRKTLL; encoded by the coding sequence ATGAGTACAATTGAAGTCAAAGTGCCCGATATCGGCGATTTCAAGGAAGTCGAAGTCATTGAACTGATGGTGAAAGTCGGCGATACGGTCAAGGTCGATCAATCGTTGATTACAGTTGAATCGGACAAGGCCAGCATGGAAATTCCATCTAGCCATGCCGGTGTGGTAACCGAAATTAAAGTCAAGGTTGGCGACAAGATCGCTGAAGGCTCGGCCATGGTGGTGGTGGAGGCGTCTGCTGCTGCTGCTCCTGCTCCAGCTGCAGCTGCAGCGCCAGCCGTGGCAGCGGTGGCGGCACCTGCAGTTGCTGCGACAGTTGCGGCACCGGCAGCGCCTGCGCCTGCTCAGGCTCCTGCTCAGGCTGCAGCTGCCGCACCGGCAGCCACCGCTGCGGCCGGCAAAGCCCACGCTTCGCCATCGATACGTAAATATGCACGCGAACTCGGCGTCGATCTGGCACGCGTTGCCGGTTCCGGCCAAAAAGGCCGCGTCACCCAAGAAGATGTACAGAACTTTGTCAAGGGCATCATGGCTGGCAGCACTGCTGTGGCAGCTTTGGCAGCACCGGCGAAAACCGGCAGCGGCGTCGGTCTCGACGTGTTGCCATGGCCATCGCTGGACTTCAGTAAATTCGGTGCCACCGAATTACTGCCTTTGTCGCGCATCAAAAAACTCAGCGGTCCGAATTTGCATCGCAATTGGGTCATGATTCCGCATGTCACGCACTTCGACGAAGCTGATATTACCGGCCTCGAAGAGTTCCGCAAATCGTCCAACGATGCCTTGGTCAAATCCGGCGTCAAGTTGACCATGCTGGCGTTCGTCATCAAGGCCAGCGTAGCGGCACTGAAAAAATTCAAGGCTTTCAATGCTTCGCTCGATGCTGACGGTGCCAACCTGATCCTCAAGCAGTATTACAACATCGGCTTTGCCGCCGATACGCCGAATGGCTTGGTGGTGCCGGTGATTAAGAATGCCGACCAAAAAACGCTTTCGCAAATCGCGCTGGAAATGGGTGAATTGTCAGCCCAGGCCCGCGATGGCAAGCTCAAACCGGCCGACATGCAAGGCGCTACGTTTACCATTTCTTCCCTCGGTGGTATCGGTGGCACGGCGTTTACGCCTATCATCAATGCGCCTGAAGTGGCGATCCTCGGTTTGTCCAAGTCGAGCATGAAACCGGTATGGGATGGCAAGCAGTTCGTGCCGCGCCTGATGTTGCCAATGTCTTTGTCGTATGATCACCGTGTCATCGATGGTGCCATGGCCGCCAAGTTCTCCGCCTATTTGGGCGATATCTTGGCTGATTTGCGTAAAACCCTGCTGTAA
- the lpdA gene encoding dihydrolipoyl dehydrogenase: MSTIEVKVPDIGDFKEVEVIELLVKVGDTVKVDQSLVTVESDKASMEIPSSHAGVIKELRVKIGDKIAEGGLMLILESGAAAVSAPATAAAPVAAAAPAAAATPAAPVAAVAAAAAVATLVTVNVPDIGDFKEVEVIELMVKVGDTVKLDQSVITVESDKASMEIPTSLGGVVRAIKVKVGDKVAEGTPLLELETTTAAPAVAAAITVPAAAAATAAVVAAPAAGNYSGTVDLECEMLVLGAGPGGYSAAFRAADLGMQTVLVEKYATLGGVCLNVGCIPSKALLHVAAVIDETATMAAHGVTYAKPAIDIDALRAYKDGVIKKMTGGLSGMAKARKVTVEQGVGQFVSPYHLTVTAADGTRKTIQFKQAIIAAGSAVVNLPFIGAKEQADPRIVDSTGALELRQIPKRMLVIGGGIIGLEMATVYSTLGARIDVVEMMDGLMQGADRDMVKVWQKFNEKRFDNIMLKTKTVAVEALPEGIKVSFESVDAAVASPAPQLYDLVLVAVGRSPNGKKIAADQAGVAVSERGFINVDKQMRTNVPHIFAIGDLVGQPMLAHKAVHEAHVAAEAAAGEKAYFDASVIPSVAYTDPEVAWVGLTEDDAKAKGIKYEKGHFPWAASGRAVANGRDEGFTKLLFDAETKRIVGGGMVGTHAGDMIGEIALAIEMGADAVDIGKTIHPHPTLGESIGMAAEVYKGVCTDLPPQRKK, translated from the coding sequence ATGAGTACAATCGAAGTCAAAGTGCCCGATATCGGCGATTTCAAAGAAGTCGAAGTCATTGAGTTGCTGGTGAAGGTAGGCGATACGGTCAAGGTCGATCAATCCTTGGTGACGGTCGAGTCGGACAAGGCGAGTATGGAAATTCCATCGAGTCATGCTGGTGTGATCAAAGAATTACGCGTCAAAATCGGTGACAAAATCGCCGAAGGTGGCTTGATGCTGATATTAGAGTCCGGCGCTGCTGCCGTCTCTGCACCGGCAACTGCAGCAGCACCGGTGGCAGCCGCAGCGCCTGCGGCCGCAGCAACGCCGGCCGCGCCAGTAGCCGCTGTAGCTGCAGCCGCGGCGGTAGCAACGCTGGTCACCGTGAATGTGCCCGATATCGGCGACTTCAAAGAAGTCGAAGTCATCGAACTCATGGTCAAAGTTGGCGATACCGTCAAGCTCGATCAGTCGGTGATCACGGTTGAGTCGGACAAGGCCAGTATGGAAATTCCGACCAGCTTGGGCGGTGTGGTACGGGCTATCAAAGTCAAGGTCGGCGATAAAGTCGCCGAAGGCACGCCTTTGCTGGAATTGGAAACCACCACGGCGGCCCCTGCTGTCGCGGCTGCAATTACAGTACCGGCAGCGGCAGCAGCGACAGCAGCAGTCGTAGCCGCCCCAGCCGCTGGCAATTACAGCGGCACGGTTGATCTCGAATGCGAGATGCTGGTGCTTGGTGCTGGTCCTGGCGGTTATTCGGCGGCGTTCCGTGCCGCTGATCTGGGCATGCAAACCGTGTTGGTCGAAAAATATGCCACTTTAGGCGGTGTTTGCCTCAACGTCGGCTGCATTCCTTCGAAAGCCTTGTTGCATGTGGCTGCAGTGATCGATGAAACCGCTACCATGGCCGCGCATGGCGTAACGTATGCCAAGCCGGCGATCGATATCGATGCATTGCGTGCGTATAAAGACGGCGTGATCAAAAAAATGACCGGTGGTTTGTCCGGCATGGCCAAGGCGCGCAAAGTCACTGTGGAGCAGGGCGTAGGACAATTCGTCAGCCCGTATCACCTGACGGTGACCGCCGCCGATGGCACGCGCAAGACCATACAGTTCAAGCAAGCTATCATTGCAGCTGGTTCTGCGGTGGTGAATTTGCCCTTTATCGGTGCCAAGGAACAGGCCGATCCGCGGATTGTCGACAGTACCGGTGCCTTGGAATTGCGGCAGATTCCAAAACGCATGCTGGTCATCGGCGGCGGCATCATCGGTCTGGAAATGGCCACCGTGTATTCCACCTTGGGTGCGCGTATCGACGTGGTCGAAATGATGGATGGCTTGATGCAGGGTGCTGATCGTGACATGGTCAAAGTCTGGCAGAAATTTAATGAAAAACGTTTTGACAACATCATGTTGAAAACCAAAACGGTCGCCGTTGAAGCCCTGCCGGAAGGAATTAAAGTCAGCTTCGAAAGCGTTGACGCTGCGGTCGCCTCACCTGCGCCACAATTGTATGATTTGGTGCTGGTAGCAGTCGGTCGTAGTCCTAACGGTAAAAAAATCGCCGCCGACCAAGCTGGCGTGGCAGTCAGCGAGCGTGGTTTCATCAACGTAGACAAACAAATGCGCACCAACGTGCCGCATATTTTTGCCATCGGCGACTTGGTCGGTCAACCTATGTTGGCCCACAAAGCTGTGCATGAAGCGCATGTGGCAGCCGAAGCGGCAGCCGGTGAGAAAGCCTATTTCGATGCCAGCGTGATTCCATCGGTGGCTTACACCGATCCGGAAGTCGCGTGGGTGGGTCTGACCGAAGATGATGCCAAAGCCAAGGGTATCAAATACGAAAAAGGTCATTTCCCATGGGCGGCTTCGGGTCGCGCAGTGGCCAATGGCCGTGATGAAGGCTTCACCAAGTTGTTATTCGATGCAGAAACCAAACGCATCGTTGGTGGCGGCATGGTCGGCACGCATGCCGGCGATATGATCGGTGAAATCGCCTTGGCCATAGAAATGGGTGCGGATGCCGTCGATATCGGCAAAACCATCCATCCTCATCCAACGCTGGGCGAATCGATAGGCATGGCGGCGGAAGTGTATAAAGGCGTCTGTACGGATTTGCCACCGCAACGTAAGAAGTAA
- a CDS encoding HD domain-containing phosphohydrolase yields the protein MTTNTVSNAEKFSCPGFLAMERSIIDDFVDCTRECCAEVEVCVKALNQHGGTEYIHRMFRSMHSLKGNCQMVGLAPLNALLHRIEEVFARVRAHPEQYFPELGEFLLLATDQIEALLSELIATGAADEIQRRRLSDVCEALQANTVNGLTPAVFRDAIVALGGRVVEKNTNHKLGKVELTLPDDMELMRSLSVRMDMLTMFRKNRSEQTVQLAASFNEALGFPVNPDQLRAAALMHDVGMSFIPHAIYNKEGMLSREELRIVQEHVQISCQLLLRFGGWDEAAQIVLNHHEFYDGSGYPNGLVGEAIHPGGRMLAIIDTFCSITAERSDRSYKKSLLSAISEINANIHVQFDPEMVTTFNDVVRSIMMKQ from the coding sequence ATGACCACCAACACAGTCAGTAATGCTGAAAAATTCAGCTGCCCGGGATTTCTGGCAATGGAGCGCAGCATTATCGATGATTTCGTCGACTGCACCCGTGAATGCTGCGCCGAAGTGGAAGTCTGCGTCAAAGCCTTGAATCAGCATGGTGGTACCGAATACATCCACCGCATGTTTCGTTCCATGCATTCCCTTAAAGGGAATTGTCAGATGGTCGGACTGGCACCGCTCAATGCCTTACTCCATAGAATAGAAGAAGTGTTTGCCCGGGTGCGCGCGCATCCGGAACAATATTTTCCTGAGCTCGGCGAATTTTTACTGCTGGCCACCGATCAGATCGAAGCCTTGTTATCGGAGTTGATCGCCACCGGCGCGGCCGATGAAATTCAACGGCGACGTTTGTCCGATGTGTGCGAAGCACTGCAAGCCAATACCGTCAATGGTTTGACGCCGGCCGTGTTTCGCGATGCCATCGTGGCTTTGGGCGGGCGGGTGGTGGAAAAAAATACCAATCACAAACTGGGCAAGGTCGAATTGACTTTGCCGGATGATATGGAATTGATGCGCAGTCTGTCGGTGCGCATGGACATGTTGACCATGTTCCGTAAAAACCGCAGCGAGCAAACGGTGCAATTGGCGGCCTCATTCAATGAAGCCTTGGGTTTTCCGGTCAACCCCGATCAATTGCGCGCCGCCGCGCTCATGCACGATGTCGGCATGAGCTTTATTCCGCACGCGATTTACAACAAAGAAGGCATGTTGTCGCGCGAAGAGCTGCGTATCGTGCAAGAGCATGTGCAGATCAGTTGCCAACTGTTGCTACGCTTCGGTGGCTGGGACGAAGCAGCTCAGATCGTACTTAACCATCATGAATTCTACGATGGTTCCGGTTATCCGAATGGCTTGGTCGGCGAAGCCATCCACCCGGGCGGGCGCATGCTGGCCATCATTGACACCTTCTGCTCGATCACGGCCGAGCGTTCCGATCGCAGTTACAAGAAAAGTCTGCTCAGCGCGATTTCCGAAATTAATGCCAATATTCATGTGCAGTTTGATCCTGAGATGGTTACCACCTTCAATGATGTGGTGCGCAGCATCATGATGAAACAATAA
- a CDS encoding outer membrane lipoprotein-sorting protein, with the protein MKFLYIFSLSMLVCSSTQALEVGPMLAAADQVRLGSGNLQIDTHITTVQRDGSVEKERDYLVYSQQARQSLVLMQSPAEKGQKVLMSGDDFWMILPGSQRPMRITPMQKLLGDAAIGDIATTSWAGDYDGKLIGEEQCEAQRCWHLSLAANRTSLAYQHMELWLSKQHYLPLKADLYVQSEKLAKQARFIMDATQSSVAEMVLIDQLSSHKETRIRYLKRTAKSIPAAWLNPMFLAKNPSLE; encoded by the coding sequence ATGAAATTTCTGTACATTTTTTCTCTCAGCATGCTTGTTTGTAGCAGCACGCAAGCGCTCGAAGTCGGCCCCATGTTGGCTGCAGCCGATCAAGTTCGACTGGGCAGTGGCAATCTGCAAATCGATACCCACATCACCACCGTCCAGCGCGACGGCAGTGTCGAAAAGGAACGCGACTATCTGGTGTATTCCCAGCAGGCACGCCAGTCACTGGTACTGATGCAAAGTCCGGCAGAGAAAGGCCAGAAAGTGCTGATGTCGGGCGATGACTTTTGGATGATACTGCCCGGCAGCCAGCGGCCGATGCGTATCACACCTATGCAAAAACTGCTCGGCGACGCCGCCATCGGCGATATCGCCACCACCAGTTGGGCCGGCGATTACGACGGCAAGTTGATCGGTGAAGAACAATGCGAGGCACAGCGCTGCTGGCATCTGAGTTTGGCGGCGAACCGAACATCACTGGCCTATCAACACATGGAATTGTGGTTATCGAAACAGCATTACCTGCCGCTGAAAGCCGATCTGTATGTGCAATCGGAAAAGTTGGCGAAGCAAGCGCGTTTCATTATGGATGCGACGCAGAGCAGTGTCGCAGAGATGGTCTTGATTGATCAGCTCAGCAGCCACAAAGAAACCCGGATACGCTACCTCAAGCGCACGGCCAAGAGCATTCCGGCGGCATGGCTCAATCCCATGTTTTTGGCTAAAAATCCGAGCTTGGAGTAA
- a CDS encoding ABC transporter permease: protein MTTLSHFIISNLTWLRFAFQNSKRNRRRSLVTVAIAALGSAAILLAGGFASASYQGLAQAAARSSGHLIVGTPAHFSSEEYTPLQFGISHAELLTQKLLSDPAVRYVLPRVDFSGLISNGDKSTIMLAIGIDPVAEFAVKGPFLRLLEGELLSPHPSSAEVVLGASLAKTLKAKPGSMLTLMVSTSAGALNALDVTVSGLVSTGIPDIDKRLVYIDIGYAQKILVSDKVSSLGLFLNSIDATAAAQQRLARTLPQMRIHTWLDEAFFYRSVRDLYNRIFGALGLIITMIVVFVVANAMAMAIIERTREIATLRAMGTLPSELRRSIAFEGMFLGAAGACGGALLAVLVSLLLLLFPVDMPPPPGQSVGYPLLVNIDAAMYLSTIGMMVLLAMLSASLIAGRTLRTSIVVALAHN, encoded by the coding sequence ATGACAACTCTGAGCCACTTCATCATCAGCAACCTGACTTGGCTGCGCTTCGCGTTTCAAAACAGTAAACGCAATCGCCGCCGCTCACTGGTTACCGTCGCCATCGCCGCCTTGGGCAGCGCCGCCATTTTACTCGCCGGCGGCTTTGCCAGCGCCAGCTATCAAGGTCTGGCCCAAGCCGCGGCGCGCAGCAGCGGGCATCTGATCGTCGGCACGCCGGCGCACTTCAGCAGCGAAGAATACACGCCGCTGCAGTTCGGCATCAGCCATGCCGAACTGCTGACACAAAAGCTGCTGAGCGACCCGGCGGTACGGTATGTGCTGCCGCGGGTAGATTTCAGCGGCCTCATCAGCAACGGCGATAAGTCGACCATCATGCTCGCCATCGGTATTGATCCGGTAGCTGAATTTGCCGTCAAAGGGCCGTTTTTACGCTTACTCGAGGGAGAACTACTAAGCCCACATCCGTCCAGCGCCGAAGTCGTGCTCGGTGCCAGTCTGGCTAAAACGCTCAAAGCCAAGCCGGGCAGTATGCTGACGCTGATGGTCAGCACCAGCGCCGGTGCGCTCAATGCCTTGGACGTCACAGTCTCAGGTTTGGTCTCGACCGGCATCCCCGATATCGACAAGCGTCTGGTGTATATCGATATCGGCTATGCGCAAAAAATTCTGGTCAGCGACAAGGTGTCGAGTCTGGGCTTATTTTTAAACAGCATCGATGCTACCGCAGCGGCGCAACAGCGCTTGGCGCGCACACTGCCACAGATGCGGATTCACACTTGGTTGGACGAAGCATTTTTCTATCGCTCGGTGCGCGATTTGTATAACCGCATTTTCGGGGCGCTTGGTTTGATCATCACGATGATCGTCGTGTTTGTAGTTGCCAATGCCATGGCGATGGCGATCATTGAACGCACCCGCGAAATTGCGACCCTGCGCGCCATGGGTACGCTGCCGTCAGAACTGCGGCGCAGCATTGCCTTCGAAGGAATGTTTCTCGGTGCCGCCGGCGCCTGTGGCGGTGCCCTGCTCGCCGTGCTGGTCTCTTTGCTGCTGCTGCTCTTCCCGGTCGACATGCCGCCACCACCGGGACAATCGGTCGGCTATCCACTGTTGGTGAACATCGATGCCGCCATGTATCTGAGTACCATCGGCATGATGGTACTGCTGGCGATGCTGTCTGCCAGCCTGATCGCCGGTCGCACTCTGCGTACTTCCATCGTCGTCGCCCTGGCGCATAACTGA
- a CDS encoding ABC transporter ATP-binding protein produces MKPVIEMHAVHKSYRLGSHLVQALRGVDLQLAAGELLALTGPSGSGKSTILNLCGLIDRPDSGDILINGADIGGLSETALTLYRRDQIGFIFQSFNLVPVMTVAENVDYPLFLSGVPAAERRARVAAQLAAVGLAEHAAHLPDALSGGQRQRVAIARALIKRPSLVIADEPTASLDSHTADQVLDLMRERGHAEGAAFVIASHDERLTRRSDRILTLLDGKLQ; encoded by the coding sequence ATGAAGCCGGTCATAGAAATGCATGCCGTCCACAAGTCCTACCGCCTCGGTAGCCACTTGGTGCAAGCTTTACGCGGTGTCGACTTGCAGCTCGCGGCGGGTGAATTACTGGCTTTAACCGGTCCTTCCGGTAGCGGCAAGAGCACCATTCTCAATTTATGCGGACTGATAGATCGTCCCGATAGTGGTGACATTCTGATCAATGGCGCAGACATCGGCGGCCTCAGTGAAACCGCACTAACGCTGTATCGCCGCGATCAGATCGGCTTCATTTTTCAGAGTTTCAATTTAGTGCCGGTGATGACGGTGGCCGAAAACGTCGACTATCCGCTGTTCTTAAGCGGCGTGCCGGCGGCTGAACGGCGCGCACGCGTGGCGGCGCAGCTGGCAGCAGTCGGTCTGGCGGAACATGCCGCGCATTTACCCGATGCGCTCTCCGGTGGTCAGCGCCAACGCGTCGCCATTGCGCGCGCCTTGATCAAGCGTCCGAGCCTGGTGATCGCCGACGAACCGACCGCCAGCCTCGATTCGCACACCGCCGATCAAGTACTCGATCTGATGCGCGAACGCGGTCATGCCGAAGGCGCTGCCTTCGTCATCGCCAGCCATGATGAACGCCTGACGCGGCGCAGTGACCGCATCCTCACTCTGCTCGATGGGAAACTGCAATGA
- a CDS encoding DUF2855 family protein — translation MNHQSCEFIVDRAQLHVSKVIPLTIPTAATLVSGQVLLKIDHFAFTANNVTYAAFGTAMKYWNFFPTVSGWGNIPVWGFADVVLSTVDGIAVGQRYYGYYPMATHLCVTPGRFHAGGFSDTAPHRQEMHGLYNQYLLTDADPAYTAASEAEQMLLRPLFITSFMIDDFLDQQQYFGATDILISSASSKTAYGLAFLLAQRQSVRLIGLTSAANRAFVESLGVYHEVHCYEDLAALDAGHAVAYVDMAGNASLRAALHEKYQDQMRYSCAVGGTHWDELGGAQHLPGARPVLFFAPAQIKLRLADWGPAGLQARVADAWQRFMQPVLHADQPWLRVQHGRGAAAVVSLVERMLAGQVSADEGHVLSLN, via the coding sequence ATGAACCATCAGTCTTGCGAATTTATTGTTGACCGCGCCCAGCTCCACGTTTCCAAGGTCATACCCCTGACGATTCCGACGGCGGCCACGCTGGTGAGTGGTCAAGTGCTGCTGAAAATCGATCATTTTGCATTTACCGCAAACAATGTCACCTATGCGGCGTTTGGTACGGCAATGAAGTACTGGAATTTTTTTCCAACCGTCAGCGGCTGGGGCAATATCCCGGTTTGGGGTTTTGCCGACGTGGTGTTGTCTACCGTTGACGGTATCGCAGTCGGACAGCGCTACTATGGTTACTACCCGATGGCCACGCACTTGTGCGTGACACCGGGGCGTTTTCACGCCGGCGGCTTCAGCGATACCGCGCCGCATCGTCAGGAAATGCATGGCCTGTACAATCAATATCTGTTGACTGATGCCGACCCGGCCTATACGGCCGCCAGCGAAGCCGAGCAAATGTTGTTGCGACCGCTGTTCATCACTTCCTTCATGATTGATGATTTTCTCGATCAACAACAATATTTCGGCGCTACCGATATACTGATCTCCAGCGCGTCCAGCAAGACCGCCTATGGGCTGGCATTCTTACTGGCGCAACGTCAAAGCGTGCGTCTGATCGGTTTGACTTCGGCGGCCAATCGCGCCTTCGTCGAAAGTCTCGGCGTCTACCACGAGGTGCACTGCTACGAGGATCTGGCGGCGCTCGATGCCGGACATGCAGTCGCGTATGTCGATATGGCCGGCAACGCCTCACTGCGCGCCGCCCTGCATGAAAAATATCAAGATCAGATGCGCTACAGTTGCGCTGTCGGTGGCACTCACTGGGATGAGTTGGGTGGCGCGCAGCATTTGCCTGGCGCGCGGCCGGTATTGTTTTTCGCGCCGGCACAGATCAAGCTGCGGCTGGCCGATTGGGGGCCGGCCGGCTTGCAGGCACGTGTTGCCGATGCTTGGCAGCGTTTCATGCAACCGGTACTGCACGCCGACCAGCCGTGGTTGCGCGTGCAGCACGGGCGCGGTGCGGCGGCCGTGGTGTCGTTGGTGGAACGGATGTTGGCCGGTCAGGTCAGTGCCGACGAGGGCCATGTGCTGAGCTTGAACTGA
- a CDS encoding substrate-binding periplasmic protein: MLPLHCSFFVRYACALLLALGAGAAAPALAATPLLLAETRDENGALAPIRPENRKIIAYFERALHLQFEIRRYPLPRVIENVKAGEGLGFGMSKTSERLKVLAYSEAVMSDYIWLVVRDDANWDYTSLNDLKGKSVGIVRGIRFGDEIDSQRNRLFKVEEDQPQTSSRLKKLLSGRMDVLLFNSRLQNAKDLENELNGYLQDKNIRSDAQAKYHIRVLSKPFLADEIHFVTSLQGDTSLLEQINAAIIKGRKSGELPALIKLEH; the protein is encoded by the coding sequence ATGCTGCCACTTCACTGCTCTTTTTTCGTCCGCTATGCATGTGCGCTCCTGCTGGCGCTGGGTGCGGGTGCGGCTGCGCCGGCGTTGGCCGCCACGCCGCTGCTGCTGGCCGAGACGCGTGACGAAAACGGTGCGCTGGCACCGATACGTCCGGAAAACCGCAAAATCATCGCTTATTTCGAACGTGCCCTGCATCTGCAGTTTGAGATCCGCCGCTATCCGCTGCCGCGCGTGATAGAAAATGTCAAAGCTGGTGAGGGCTTGGGTTTTGGGATGTCAAAAACCAGCGAACGGCTCAAGGTCTTGGCTTATTCAGAAGCGGTAATGAGCGACTATATCTGGTTGGTGGTGCGTGACGACGCCAACTGGGATTACACCAGCTTGAATGATTTGAAGGGGAAATCGGTCGGCATTGTGCGCGGCATACGCTTCGGCGATGAAATCGACAGTCAAAGAAATCGGCTGTTCAAGGTCGAAGAAGATCAGCCGCAAACCAGTTCGCGGCTGAAAAAACTGCTGTCCGGTCGCATGGATGTCTTACTGTTCAATTCGCGCCTGCAGAATGCGAAGGACCTGGAAAACGAGCTCAATGGCTATTTGCAGGATAAAAATATTCGCAGCGATGCGCAGGCAAAATACCATATCCGGGTGCTGAGCAAACCCTTCTTGGCCGATGAAATTCATTTCGTGACCAGTTTACAGGGCGATACCAGTCTACTCGAGCAAATCAATGCCGCCATCATCAAAGGGCGCAAATCAGGCGAACTGCCGGCATTGATCAAGCTCGAGCACTGA
- a CDS encoding ORF6N domain-containing protein: MSSQASVTHTKNLSTGTIAKHIVVLRDQKVLLDTDLAALYGVTTSSLGQAVKRNLHRFPEDFMFQLDAAEWESLRSQFVISNTGRGGRRYAPYAFTEQELVAV; the protein is encoded by the coding sequence ATGAGCAGTCAAGCCAGCGTCACGCACACAAAGAATTTATCGACTGGAACGATTGCCAAACATATTGTGGTGTTGCGCGATCAAAAGGTGTTACTCGATACCGATTTGGCAGCGCTGTATGGCGTAACGACCAGTAGCCTGGGGCAAGCCGTTAAACGTAATCTGCATCGGTTTCCGGAAGATTTTATGTTTCAGTTGGATGCTGCCGAATGGGAATCTTTGAGATCACAATTTGTGATCTCAAACACAGGGCGCGGTGGTCGGCGTTATGCGCCGTATGCGTTTACCGAACAGGAACTGGTAGCGGTTTAA
- a CDS encoding ABC transporter ATP-binding protein produces MIRMTHLSKVYRTHQIETYALRDFDIHVKEGEFLTVTGPSGSGKTSFLNIAGLLEEFSSGDYFLDGVNVKNLSDDARSRLRNEKLGFIFQGFNLIPDLNLFDNVDVPLRYRGLPRAERKERIESVLKQVGLASRMRHFPAELSGGQQQRVAIARALAGSPRLLLADEPTGNLDSKMAHAVMELLEQINSHGTTILMVTHDPELARRTQRTVHIIDGQVSEPLRY; encoded by the coding sequence ATGATACGAATGACACATCTCAGCAAAGTTTATCGCACTCATCAGATAGAAACCTATGCTCTGCGTGACTTTGACATCCATGTTAAAGAGGGCGAATTCCTGACCGTCACCGGCCCTTCCGGTTCCGGCAAAACCAGCTTTTTAAATATCGCCGGTTTGTTGGAAGAATTTTCCAGCGGTGACTATTTTCTCGATGGTGTCAATGTGAAAAACTTATCCGATGACGCGCGCTCGCGCCTGCGTAATGAAAAACTCGGCTTCATCTTTCAAGGTTTTAACCTGATTCCTGATTTGAATTTATTTGATAATGTCGATGTCCCGCTACGCTATCGCGGGCTACCTCGAGCCGAGCGAAAGGAGCGGATAGAAAGTGTATTGAAACAGGTCGGCTTGGCCTCGAGAATGCGCCATTTTCCTGCCGAATTATCGGGTGGTCAACAACAACGGGTGGCGATTGCACGGGCTTTGGCCGGCTCACCGCGCTTGCTGCTGGCCGATGAACCGACCGGTAATCTTGATTCCAAGATGGCGCATGCGGTCATGGAATTATTAGAACAAATCAATAGTCACGGAACCACGATTTTAATGGTCACCCACGACCCGGAGCTGGCACGCAGGACGCAGCGCACGGTTCATATCATTGATGGACAAGTGAGCGAGCCGCTCAGGTACTGA